One genomic region from Benincasa hispida cultivar B227 unplaced genomic scaffold, ASM972705v1 Contig261, whole genome shotgun sequence encodes:
- the LOC120069157 gene encoding protein PXR1-like, with translation MEEVVEEETRRSTLAIEDPEEIANVETDDGPSRVTLEEVAAEKQPEVVEEKKKKNKKNKSKGKKVGEGEPSHQHKAEKKNKEKEDEEDEEAKLRKRKEKEERKERRHEERHLKKEEERKKKAASLEMDGEPTSVREDLGEPVQLREPVQPETT, from the coding sequence ATGGAGGAAGTGGTGGAAGAAGAAACCAGAAGAAGCACTCTGGCCATAGAGGATCCTGAGGAGATTGCCAACGTAGAAACCGATGACGGACCCTCCAGAGTTACATTGGAGGAAGTTGCGGCAGAGAAGCAACCAGAGGTGgttgaggagaaaaagaagaaaaataagaaaaataagagCAAAGGGAAGAAGGTTGGAGAAGGTGAGCCATCTCATCAGCACAAAGctgagaaaaagaataaagagaagGAGGATGAGGAGGATGAGGAGGCCAAGCTAaggaagaggaaagagaaggaagaaaggaaagagcGCAGGCATGAGGAAAGGCACctcaaaaaggaagaagaaagaaagaagaaggctgCAAGCCTAGAGATGGATGGAGAACCCACCTCTGTGAGGGAGGACTTAGGGGAACCAGTGCAGCTAAGAGAGCCAGTGCAACCTGAAACAACGTAG